Below is a window of Staphylococcus succinus DNA.
GCAATTGTTGTAAATCCCAATGACGACCGCTATAAAGATTTAATTGGTAAAAAAGTAATCCTACCAATCGTCGGTAGAGAATTACCTATTTTAGCTGATGAATATGTAGATATTGATTTTGGTAGTGGCGCAATGAAAGTTACACCTGCACATGATCCAAATGATTTTGAAATCGGTAATCGTCATAATTTAGAACGTATTATTGTGATGGATGAATCTGGTAAAATGAATGACAAGGCTGATAAATACGAAGGCATGGATAGATTTGATTGTCGTGAGCAACTTGTTAAAGACCTAGAAGCAGAAGGTTTGGTCATTAAGATAGAAGAGCATGAGCATTCAGTTGGTCACTCTGAACGTTCTGGCGCAGTGGTAGAACCTTATTTGTCAACGCAATGGTTTGTGAAAATGAAACCATTAGCTGAACAAGCGTTGAATAATCAAGAAACTGATAATAGAATCGATTTTGTGCCTTCAAGATTTGAAAAGACATTTAATCGTTGGATGGAAGAAATAAGAGATTGGACTATATCACGCCAATTATGGTGGGGACATCAAATTCCAGCTTGGTACCACAATGAAACTGGAGAAATTTACGTTGGTGAATCAGCACCAGAAGATAGTGAAAATTGGACACAAGATGAAGATGTATTAGATACATGGTTCTCAAGTGCATTGTGGCCATTTTCAACATTAGGTTGGCCAGATATAGATAAAGAAGACTTCCAACGTTATTTCCCAACGAATGTACTAGTAACGGGATATGATATTATTTTCTTCTGGGTAGCTAGAATGATATTCCAAGGATTAGAATTTACTGGAAAACGTCCGTTTAATGATGTATTATTACATGGATTAGTGCGTGGCGATGATGGGCGTAAAATGAGTAAATCATTGGGTAACGGCGTTGATCCGATGGATGTTATTGACGAGTATGGTGCAGACAGCTTAAGATATTTCTTAGCCACTGGCTCATCTCCCGGACATGATTTACGTTACTCTACAGAAAAAGTCGAATCCGTATGGAATTTCATCAATAAAATTTGGAATGCTGCGAGATTCAGTCTTATGAATATCGGGGATGATTTTAAAGTGGAAGATGTTGATTTATCTGGTGATTTATCATTAGCCGATAAATGGATTCTTACACGTTTAAACGAAACAATCGCTAATGTGACTGATTTAAGTGAAAAATATGAATTTGGTGAAGTAGGGCGTGCGCTTTATAACTTTATATGGGATGATTTCTGTGATTGGTATATTGAAATGAGTAAAATTCCTATGAACGGTGAAGATGAGGCGCAAAAACAAGTTACGCGTTCAGTATTGACGTATGTCTTAGATAATACAATGAGAATGCTACACCCATTCATGCCATTCGTGACTGAACAAATTTGGCAAAATTTACCTCACGAAGGTGAAACAATCGTGAATGCAGCATGGCCAACAGTAGACGATGCACTTACTTTTGATGAAAGTAAAGAAACAATGTTACAACTTGTTGAAATCATTAAATCTGTAAGAACATCTCGTTTGGAAGTTGATACACCACTTTCCAAAGCTATTCCTATTTTTATTCAAGCAAAAGATGAAAATATTAAAGCGACATTGCAAAATAATTCAAATTATATAGATAGATTTTGTCACCCAAGCGAGTTAACGATTGAAACTTCTATTGAAATTCCTGAAAAAGCCATAACATCTATTACTACTGCAGGCGAAGTGGTGCTACCATTAGAAGGCTTAATTGATATGGATAAAGAAATTGAACGTTTAGAAAATGAACTTGCAAAATGGGAAAAAGAATTAGATCGAGTAAATAAAAAATTAGCTAATGAAAATTTCGTAAGTAAAGCACCAGAAAAAGTAATCAATGAAGAACGTGAGAAGAAACAAAATTACCAAGAAAAATATGACGGTGTTCAATTACGAATTAATCAATTAAAAGCATAGGAGTCCTAAAACATGAATTACCTAGATAGCTTATATTGGATACACGAAAGAACTAAATTTGGCATTAAACCTGGCGTGAAACGTATGGAATGGATGCTTGAACAACTGAACAATCCTCAATTTAATATAAATGGTATTCATGTTGGTGGAACCAATGGGAAAGGATCTACTGTTGCATATCTTAGATCAGCTTTAGTTGATAATGGGTATGAAGTTGGAACTTTTACTTCACCATTTATTGAAACATTTAATGAACGGATTAGTTTAAATGGCGTTCCAATTAGTGATGATGATATTGTTGAATTAGTTCAAAAGGTAAAACCAGTGAGCGAAGCATTAGAATTAGAAACAGAACTTGGAACAGCAACAGAATTTGAGATTATAACCACAATGATGTTTTTATACTTTGGAGAATTGCACCCAGTAGATTTCGTAGTTGTTGAAGCGGGATTAGGTATAAGAAATGATTCAACAAATGTGTTCAAACCGATATTGTCTATTTTAACAAGCATCGGTTTAGATCACACTGAGATTTTAGGAGACAGTTATGTTGATATTGCTAAAGATAAAGGCGCAATCGTCAAACCTGATACGCCTGTAATTTATGCAGTCAAAAACGAAGAAGCACTTAAAATTATTCGTGGTTTTGTTGAACAACAAAACGCAGAAGGTATCGAACTTGAACGAGACATTAGTATTGTTTCTGAAGGTGAAGAATTTACGTACCGCTATAAAGATTACGAATTAGAAACGCTATTACTTAATATGTTAGGTGAACACCAAAAAGAAAATGCTGCTTTAGCAATAACAGCGCTTATTGAATTAAATGAGTCCGGTATTGTGGATTTAGACTTTAATAAAATGATAGATGGTATTGAATCTGTAAGTTGGACTGGTAGAATTGAACGTGTCAAAGAACAGCCACTAATGATTGTGGATGGTGCACATAACAATGAGAGTGTTGAAGCATTAATCAGTACTTTAAAAGGTTATTATCATGTAGAACAATTAGATATTTTGTTTGCTGCTACTAAAGGTAAACCAGTTAATGTAATGGCGGATCAACTAAAAACAATCGCTTCAACGTTTTATATAACTGATTTTGATTTTCATAAAGCTTTAACAAAAGAAGAAATATTTGATGAAGTACGTTTTGACCATAAAGAATTGGTTGATGATTATGTTAAATTCATTGAGGATTATCAAGGTAAAGGACTGATCATTACTGGGAGTCTTTACTTTATAAGTGAAGTTAAAGCTAAGATAAAATTTTAAATGTAAATAAAAGTATTAAATATGAGTAAGTTACTGTTTATAGTCTTTAATGGGATGTTGCATTTAGCATCGTAAAGAAGATACTCAGTAACTTGCTTATTTTTTTTGTTAATGTGCAGGATTCAGAATTATTCAATTCATTATAACAATATATCAATTTGTAGGGTTTTTTATGGGTGAAACTAAGGTTAGTGAGAATTTTATTAAGTAATTAAATTGACCATGATATAATTTTATCAGGAGGCGCTATATTGATATTACAACTATTATTTTGTCCAATATTGTTTAGTTACCTTTACCAATTATGTCACGTGCAATCATTTAAGTTAAACTATTTATTATTAAGGTCTCGTTGTGATTATTGTCATCAGCAACTCAAATTTATAAATATGATACCTATCTTAAGTTACATGATGCAAAGGGGAAAAACGCGATGTTGTAATCATAAATTAAGTTGTTTTTATATTATTGGAGAGTTATTGGCACTTCTTCCCACAATTATACATACATATATGGCCCTGAATGTAAATTATGCTACGTTCTTACTGATATATTTATTTCTTCTGGTTTTTTCTATTTATGATATTCAAACTTTGACTTTACCGGTACACGTTATTATTATTTTCATTTTTTGTGGCATATTTATTACACATGGAAATCTTTATACATTCCTCTATATAACGATATTACTTCACATATTTTACTTTATTTTTTATCAAGCTATAGGATATGGAGATATCTTACTATTTTCAATATTATCGTATCTATTACCGTATACTATGTTTGTATTAACAATATTGATGACTTTTCTTATAGCAGGGTTATTTGCTTTGGTTGGTATGATGGTGTTCCATCAAGCTAAACGTAAAATACCACTTGTCCCTTTTATATTTATTGCTTTTAATTTTTTAATTATTTTCAATGAACCATTAATATAGGAGTGAATTTATTTTGATGATAAAAGACCTTGCTGATTATCAGAAACCAAGAGAACGTTTACTTAATCATGGTGCCTCACAGCTATCACACGCTGAATTATTAGCTATATTAATAAATACTGGTAGAAAAGGCAGCTCTAGTATAGATATTGCGAATGAACTTTTAAAAACAGTTGATAGTTTAAA
It encodes the following:
- a CDS encoding bifunctional folylpolyglutamate synthase/dihydrofolate synthase, encoding MNYLDSLYWIHERTKFGIKPGVKRMEWMLEQLNNPQFNINGIHVGGTNGKGSTVAYLRSALVDNGYEVGTFTSPFIETFNERISLNGVPISDDDIVELVQKVKPVSEALELETELGTATEFEIITTMMFLYFGELHPVDFVVVEAGLGIRNDSTNVFKPILSILTSIGLDHTEILGDSYVDIAKDKGAIVKPDTPVIYAVKNEEALKIIRGFVEQQNAEGIELERDISIVSEGEEFTYRYKDYELETLLLNMLGEHQKENAALAITALIELNESGIVDLDFNKMIDGIESVSWTGRIERVKEQPLMIVDGAHNNESVEALISTLKGYYHVEQLDILFAATKGKPVNVMADQLKTIASTFYITDFDFHKALTKEEIFDEVRFDHKELVDDYVKFIEDYQGKGLIITGSLYFISEVKAKIKF
- a CDS encoding prepilin peptidase; translation: MFSYLYQLCHVQSFKLNYLLLRSRCDYCHQQLKFINMIPILSYMMQRGKTRCCNHKLSCFYIIGELLALLPTIIHTYMALNVNYATFLLIYLFLLVFSIYDIQTLTLPVHVIIIFIFCGIFITHGNLYTFLYITILLHIFYFIFYQAIGYGDILLFSILSYLLPYTMFVLTILMTFLIAGLFALVGMMVFHQAKRKIPLVPFIFIAFNFLIIFNEPLI
- a CDS encoding valine--tRNA ligase, translated to MEMKPKYNPSEVESGRYDQWVNNGYFKAAEDHSKETYTIVIPPPNVTGKLHLGHAWDTTLQDIITRMKRMQGYDTLYLPGMDHAGIATQAKVEAKLNEQGLSRHDLGREKFLEKAWDWKEEYADFIRNQWAKLGLGLDYSRERFTLDDGLSKAVKKVFVDMYNKDLIYRGEYIINWDPIARTALSDIEVIHEDVQGKFYHFKYPYADGEGYIEIATTRPETMLGDTAIVVNPNDDRYKDLIGKKVILPIVGRELPILADEYVDIDFGSGAMKVTPAHDPNDFEIGNRHNLERIIVMDESGKMNDKADKYEGMDRFDCREQLVKDLEAEGLVIKIEEHEHSVGHSERSGAVVEPYLSTQWFVKMKPLAEQALNNQETDNRIDFVPSRFEKTFNRWMEEIRDWTISRQLWWGHQIPAWYHNETGEIYVGESAPEDSENWTQDEDVLDTWFSSALWPFSTLGWPDIDKEDFQRYFPTNVLVTGYDIIFFWVARMIFQGLEFTGKRPFNDVLLHGLVRGDDGRKMSKSLGNGVDPMDVIDEYGADSLRYFLATGSSPGHDLRYSTEKVESVWNFINKIWNAARFSLMNIGDDFKVEDVDLSGDLSLADKWILTRLNETIANVTDLSEKYEFGEVGRALYNFIWDDFCDWYIEMSKIPMNGEDEAQKQVTRSVLTYVLDNTMRMLHPFMPFVTEQIWQNLPHEGETIVNAAWPTVDDALTFDESKETMLQLVEIIKSVRTSRLEVDTPLSKAIPIFIQAKDENIKATLQNNSNYIDRFCHPSELTIETSIEIPEKAITSITTAGEVVLPLEGLIDMDKEIERLENELAKWEKELDRVNKKLANENFVSKAPEKVINEEREKKQNYQEKYDGVQLRINQLKA